A genomic segment from Clostridium pasteurianum BC1 encodes:
- a CDS encoding PTS sugar transporter subunit IIA — MKKEVLAVENIQLNVDSESKNEAIERVGKLLVSKGYVKENYIDGMKAREEEVTTYMGNGVAIPHGMNEYKKEIMNSGIVIAQYPKGVDFGSGNTAYVVIGIAGIGDEHMEILSKIALTIQYEENVEKLRRAKTAEEVILIINEGEM, encoded by the coding sequence ATGAAAAAAGAAGTTTTAGCAGTAGAAAATATTCAATTAAATGTAGATTCGGAATCAAAAAATGAAGCTATAGAAAGAGTAGGAAAGCTTTTGGTATCAAAAGGTTATGTAAAAGAAAATTATATTGATGGAATGAAAGCTAGGGAAGAAGAAGTTACAACATATATGGGAAATGGAGTGGCTATACCTCATGGAATGAATGAATACAAGAAAGAAATAATGAATTCAGGAATAGTCATTGCACAATATCCTAAGGGGGTTGATTTTGGGTCTGGTAATACTGCTTATGTAGTAATAGGCATAGCTGGAATAGGTGATGAGCATATGGAGATATTGTCTAAAATAGCTTTAACAATTCAATATGAAGAAAATGTTGAAAAGCTTAGAAGAGCAAAGACAGCAGAAGAAGTTATATTAATCATAAATGAGGGGGAAATGTAA